In a single window of the Trichoderma breve strain T069 chromosome 6, whole genome shotgun sequence genome:
- a CDS encoding mitochondrial branched-chain alpha-ketoacid dehydrogenase kinase domain-containing protein translates to MFSVALRCHGKRCRPFANSTLNKAIPRPILIATSPLAKIQKRYAAQAGASNGTWRPVSVLDEWVAKEARPISLRQLMVFGRSLTESRLISSANYVRTELPVRIAHRIRDMQQLPYVVVTNPHIEEVYQLYYKAFDTFRKFKEIKTLEDNEKFCEVISQNLKGHLTVIPKLAMGILECGRLMDPKELDHFMNVILRSRISRRVIAEQHLSLTETFNSPYFSPGATLSESDFIGEVFIKCFAKDVISRCAKAVTQLARSTNGPQVQVPEVKIDGHLNASFPYILSHLEYIVGELLRNSVQAVIDRHQQQPDHASSPPPPIEVTICEAQEHVIIRISDRGGGIPRDELPYLWSFSKGPQSQKRLENLGQVPRMAATMQELHVTDELGRADLKAPTYLGSLSTLTSRPPNLRLGMGLPLSRVYAEYWAGSLNLHSLEGYGVDAFLQISRLGNKNEQLTTRASMDAV, encoded by the exons ATGTTCTCCGTAGCGCTGCGCTGCCACGGCAAACGATGTCGACCGTTTGCCAACTCGACGCTCAATAAAGCGATTCCTCGGCCGATCTTGATAGCGACGTCTCCTCTTGCGAAGATTCAGAAGAGATATGCGGCTCAGGCTGGCGCCAGCAACGGCACGTGGCGCCCGGTTTCTGTGTTGGACGA ATGGGTTGCGAAAGAGGCACGCCCGATCAGCTTGCGCCAGCTGATGGTATTCGGACGCTCCCTAACCGAGTCGCGACTTATAAGCTCTGCAAACTACGTCCGAACCGAGCTCCCAGTCAG AATTGCGCATCGGATCCGTGACATGCAACAGCTTCCCTACGTTGTTGTAACAAACCCACACATCGAAGAGGTCTACCAGCTCTATTACAAGGCGTTTGACACCTTTCGCAAGTTTAAAGAAATCAAAACCTTGGAGGACAATGAAAAGTTCTGCGAGGTTATCAGCCAGAACCTCAAAGGCCACCTGACCGTCATCCCCAAGCTCGCCATGGGCATTCTCGAGTGCGGCCGCCTGATGGACCCCAAAGAGCTGGATCACTTTATGAATGTCATTCTTCGATCG CGCATCTCTCGACGAGTCATCGCGGAGCAACATCTCTCCCTTACAGAAACTTTTAACTCCCCCTACTTCTCGCCCGGCGCCACCCTCTCCGAGTCCGACTTCATAGGCGAAGTCTTCATCAAGTGCTTCGCCAAGGATGTCATCAGCCGCTGCGCAAAAGCCGTCACCCAGCTCGCCCGCTCCACCAACGGGCCCCAGGTGCAGGTGCCCGAGGTGAAAATCGACGGCCACCTCAACGCCAGCTTCCCCTACATCCTCAGCCACCTCGAGTACATTGTCGGGGAGCTCCTGCGCAACTCCGTCCAGGCCGTCATCGACCGccatcagcaacagcccgACCAcgcctcctctcctcccccgccCATCGAAGTCACAATCTGCGAAGCGCAGGAACACGTCATCATCCGGATATCAGaccgcggcggcggcatcccCCGCGACGAGCTGCCGTACCTCTGGTCCTTCAGCAAAGGCCCCCAGAGCCAGAAACGCCTCGAGAACCTCGGCCAGGTGCCCCGCATGGCCGCCACCATGCAGGAGCTTCATGTCACCGACGAGCTCGGCCGGGCTGACCTCAAGGCGCCCACGTACCTGGGCTCGCTCTCGACTCTCACCAGCCGGCCTCCTAATCTGCGGCTCGGCATGGGCCTCCCCCTAAGTCGTGTCTATGCCGAATACTGGGCTGGCTCGCTGAACCTACACAGTCTGGAGGGGTACGGCGTTGACGCCTTTTTACAGATTTCGAGGCTGGGCAATAAGAATGAGCAGCTCACAACAAGAGCTAGCATGGACGCTGTTTAA